Proteins from a genomic interval of Quercus lobata isolate SW786 chromosome 11, ValleyOak3.0 Primary Assembly, whole genome shotgun sequence:
- the LOC115969335 gene encoding disease resistance protein RPP13-like has translation MVDSVVSFLLENVTQLLSQESKLLGGVEDQVRSLQNELSLINAFLKNTDGKRHDNELVKVVVSQIRDVAYEAEDVVDMFIMAVTKHRRKGKLGKLIHSCNRAISFHEVAKKIESIKIINKEIHDNRNKYGIEIAESSGGETEAEVKLHKRRRYVEEDHVVGFGHDTEALVKQLIEGRLHLNFVSIIGMGGLGKTTLARKIYNDNHVKNHFDFHGWVYVSQEYKIRDMLIETLKGMTPMPKLKKFILKVELKEELLHGLEAKYSTNKDKLKGTVIEDLNGIKAMNDEECRKALFAFLEHIKKKKLPKWLSDSMSAFVEGIYEKNGVGWQDLDEDELRSLLFDCLKDKRYLVVLDDIWEIEAWNEVSAAFPNNLNGSRILITSRIKEVALHGTSVNSVPIPPYELPFLNEDKSWELFCRKVFRGATCPLELETLGRQIVDSCQGLPLAIVVLGGLLANKEKTHRTWSKYIGHVNSRI, from the coding sequence ATGGTAGATAGTGTTGTGAGTTTCCTGTTGGAGAACGTGACTCAGTTGCTCTCCCAAGAATCAAAATTGCTAGGGGGAGTAGAGGATCAAGTGAGGTCACTTCAGAATGAGCTGTCTCTGATCAATGCCTTCCTGAAAAATACTGATGGGAAACGACATGACAATGAGTTGGTGAAAGTGGTAGTAAGCCAAATCAGGGACGTAGCTTATGAGGCTGAGGATGTTGTTGATATGTTCATCATGGCTGTGACAAAGCACAGAAGAAAAGGCAAGCTGGGGAAGTTAATCCATTCTTGTAACCGAGCAATATCGTTTCACGAGGTTGCAAAAAAGATAGAGAGCATCAAGATCATCAACAAGGAAATTCACGACAATAGGAACAAGTACGGCATAGAAATAGCTGAATCATCCGGAGGAGAAACAGAAGCAGAGGTGAAACTACACAAGCGCAGGAGATACGTAGAGGAAGATCACGTGGTGGGCTTTGGTCATGACACAGAGGCATTGGTGAAGCAGCTTATTGAAGGTAGATTGCAtcttaattttgtttcaatcaTTGGCATGGGTGGCTTAGGTAAGACCACTCTTGCTAGGAAGATCTACAATGACAATCATGTCAAGAACCACTTTGATTTCCATGGGTGGGTGTATGTCTCTCAAGAATATAAAATCAGAGACATGTTGATTGAAACTTTGAAGGGTATGACACCAATGCCAAAATTGAAGAAGTTTATTTTGAAAGTTGAATTGAAAGAAGAATTACTTCACGGTCTGGAAGCTAAGTATAGCACGAACAAAGATAAATTGAAAGGGACAGTAATTGAAGACTTGAACGGAATCAAGGCAATGAATGATGAAGAATGCAGAAAGGCATTGTTTGCTTTCTTggaacacataaaaaaaaaaaaattgccaaaatggTTGTCAGATTCCATGTCAGCTTTCGTGGAAGGTATTTACGAAAAGAATGGTGTAGGGTGGCAAGATTTGGATGAAGATGAATTGAGAAGTTTGTTGTTCGATTGCTTGAAAGACAAGAGATACCTAGTTGTCCTAGACGACATTTGGGAAATTGAAGCATGGAATGAGGTAAGTGCCGCCTTTCCTAATAACTTGAATGGGAGTAGAATATTGATTACTAGCCGAATAAAAGAAGTAGCATTACATGGAACTAGTGTCAATAGTGTTCCTATTCCTCCTTATGAACTCCCATTTCTTAATGAAGATAAAAGTTGGGAACTCTTTTGTAGGAAGGTGTTCCGAGGAGCTACATGCCCTTTAGAACTTGAAACTTTAGGGAGACAAATTGTGGACAGTTGCCAAGGCTTACCACTTGCTATTGTGGTATTAGGGGGTCTTTTGGCGAATAAGGAGAAAACACATCGAACATGGTCAAAATATATTGGCCATGTCAATTCTCGTATCTGA
- the LOC115969334 gene encoding putative late blight resistance protein homolog R1B-23, with protein sequence MDILALSYNHLPRRLKPCFLYFGIYPEDFEIPVRQLIRLWIAEGFIQQIGNRNIEDVAEDYLEELIDWSLIQVATKRLDGGVKTCCIHDLLRDLCISESAEEKFLEVCSDVKLSPMSKCHRISIHFANNPYISSNPCKSSNNRSVIGFQGVVRLESPLDKGYYLKWLCKSNKFVRVVELRNMAICCAIPKKIQNLFLLRYLSISSGLPHVIIPNSLCNLWNLETLDMRNSKIESLPKGLWKLQKLRHLYLNGPTSLPGTDNEEGLPNLQVLTGIALNHYTESLFAKARFPNLRKLGLCSSNVHESRLFILSLSSIHPLRHLQTLKVCKYIYKLSNPSSLQLIPTKLTLLDMPNFSPSFGVLCSLTNLRILKVVGCDNLVLECDEHSFCQLRVFKMAKLNHMQWTMKKGAMPRLQRLVIERCKFYMLPLDELWCSSALQDVEVFYPDPQLVKGLQQFQMRDGCRLQVYPSLDPFPTTN encoded by the coding sequence ATGGACATATTGGCTCTAAGCTACAATCACTTACCCCGACGCTTGAAACCATGCTttctatattttggtatttaCCCAGAAGACTTTGAGATACCAGTAAGGCAACTAATCCGACTATGGATAGCCGAGGGATTCATTCAACAAATTGGGAATAGAAATATAGAGGACGTTGCTGAAGACTACTTGGAGGAACTCATTGATTGGAGCTTGATTCAAGTGGCAACAAAAAGGCTAGATGGAGGAGTCAAAACATGTTGTATCCATGATCTTTTACGAGACCTTTGTATATCAGAAAGTGCTGAAGAGAAGTTTCTTGAGGTTTGCTCAGATGTTAAGCTTTCACCCATGAGCAAATGTCATAGAATTTCCATCCACTTTGCCAACAATCCATACATTTCTTCCAACCCTTGTAAGTCTTCAAATAATCGTTCTGTAATAGGCTTTCAGGGAGTTGTCAGGCTTGAGAGTCCTCTTGACAAAGGCTACTACTTGAAATGGCTATGCAAAAGTAACAAGTTTGTTCGGGTGGTAGAGCTTAGAAATATGGCCATTTGTTGCGCAATCcccaaaaagattcaaaacctttttcttttgaggtACTTGAGCATTTCATCTGGTTTGCCTCATGTCATCATTCCAAATTCCTTATGCAACCTTTGGAATCTTGAGACGCTAGATATGAGAAATTCTAAAATTGAAAGCTTGCCCAAGGGGTTATGGAAGTTACAAAAATTAAGACATTTGTACTTGAATGGGCCAACATCTCTACCTGGAACAGACAATGAAGAGGGTTTACCCAATCTTCAAGTCCTTACTGGTATAGCATTAAATCACTACACTGAGAGTCTCTTTGCCAAGGCCAGATTTCCTAACCTAAGAAAATTAGGATTGTGTTCATCAAATGTGCACGAGTCAAGGTTATTCATATTGTCATTGTCAAGCATCCATCCCTTGCGTCATCTGCAGACTTTGAAGGtttgtaaatatatttataaacttTCAAATCCTAGTTCACTCCAgttgatcccaacaaagttaACCTTGCTGGATATGCCAAATTTTTCTCCATCTTTCGGAGTGTTGTGTAGCCTTACCAACCTTCGAATACTCAAAGTAGTTGGATGTGACAATTTAGTACTTGAATGCGATGAACATAGTTTTTGTCAACTCCGAGTCTTCAAAATGGCAAAATTAAATCATATGCAATGGACTATGAAGAAAGGTGCAATGCCAAGGCTTCAACGTTTGGTCATCGAGCGTTGCAAATTTTATATGCTGCCCCTGGACGAACTATGGTGCTCGAGCGCCTTGCAGGATGTGGAAGTTTTCTATCCCGATCCACAATTGGTTAAGGGGCTTCAACAGTTTCAGATGAGGGATGGATGTAGGCTCCAAGTCTATCCATCTCTGGACCCATTCCCAACAACTAATTGA
- the LOC115966865 gene encoding uncharacterized protein LOC115966865, producing MPPCNSAPSSSETNTENLEGVFNAIRSLAEVVEKHVSTSGTTKPKDAEIEGCTIEQFRKMGPPSFLGNPGPTEAETWIMQMEKIFDVVGCTEVQKVSFASFMLKGEAEHWWRSTKKTLPLEKDEILTWTIFLDAFYEKYFPESIRDEKEVEFMELIQGNKTVLQYEAKFTELARFSPHIVSDDVRKAKKFQRGLRPSIRTRMAALRLKAYSEVVETAKVVEKECEDYQKIRDQNKKRSKPEESQKENENDKPFKKKTTIELEPKVVQQVIENCSKCGKKHNGVCYHESGAYFKCGKMGHRIKDCPALKSEPMVKLNDVNQRPKIQGRVFAITGQSDEETKSGTISLFSLIK from the coding sequence ATGCCACCTTGCAATTCTGCTCCTTCTAGTTCTGAGACAAATACTGAAAACCTTGAGGGTGTTTTTAATGCTATTAGAAGTCTTGCTGAGGTGGTGGAAAAACATGTTAGTACTAGTGGAACAACTAAGCCCAAAGATGCTGAGATTGAAGGATGTACCATTGAGCAATTCAGGAAAATGGGTCCTCCTTCATTTTTGGGAAACCCTGGTCCTACCGAAGCAGAGACTTGGATAATGCAAATGGAGAAAATATTTGATGTGGTTGGTTGTACTGAAGTGCAAAAAGTCTCTTTTGCTTCATTTATGCTAAAAGGGGAAGCAGAGCATTGGTGGAGATCCACTAAAAAGACTTTGCCACTTGAGAAAGATGAGATATTGACTTGGACTATTTTCCTTGAtgctttttatgagaaatattttccAGAAAGTATACGGGATGAGAAAGAAGTGGAGTTTATGGAGCTCATTCAAGGGAATAAAACGGTATTACAGTATGAGGCTAAATTTACTGAGTTGGCTCGGTTTTCCCCTCATATTGTGTCTGATGATGTTAGGAAGGCTAAGAAATTTCAAAGGGGTCTACGACCAAGTATTAGAACTAGGATGGCAGCCTTACGATTGAAGGCTTATTCTGAGGTAGTAGAAACTGCAAAAGTTgttgagaaggaatgtgaagaCTATCAGAAAATTCgagatcaaaataaaaagagatccAAGCCTGAAGAATCTcaaaaagaaaacgaaaatgACAAACCATTCAAAAAGAAGACTACAATAGAACTAGAGCCTAAGGTGGTGCAACAAGTAATAGAGAATTGTTCAAAGTGTGGTAAAAAGCATAACGGTGTTTGCTATCATGAAAGTGGGGCATATTTTAAGTGTGGAAAAATGGGTCATCGTATCAAAGATTGCCCAGCTTTGAAGAGTGAGCCGATGGTTAAGCTTAATGATGTGAATCAAAGGCCAAAAATCCAAGGACGAGTGTTTGCTATTACTGGGCAAAGTGATGAGGAAACTAAGTCAGGTACCATCTCCTTATTTTCTCTTATTAAGTGA